One part of the Luteibacter yeojuensis genome encodes these proteins:
- a CDS encoding alanine dehydrogenase: MRIGIPSETKTLEGRVALIPAAAADLVRRGHEVFIQSGAGTKSGYADSDYAALGVTVVPDAAAVYEKGELIVKVKEPIEGDLKLLKKHHLLFCYLHLAAEPALTRSLLDIGLTGVAFESVDENGALPLLLPMSVIAGRIATQIGTTLLHQPNGGKGKLLGGMASTPRGKVVVLGAGAAGGNAAALAASAGANVVVFDKRPDRMAEMMALGPNVTALYAYESSVAEEVRNADIVVGAVLIPSAKAPRVVTEEMVKTMEKGSVLVDISIDQGGCFETSRPTTWKEPTYDVHGVTHFCVTNMPGAVPQTSSTAISAAILPYVQRLAAGNEWRDYAPLAAGINIENGKIVHPALQGVA, translated from the coding sequence ATGCGCATCGGTATTCCGTCCGAAACCAAGACCCTCGAAGGCCGCGTGGCCCTCATCCCCGCCGCCGCCGCCGACCTTGTCCGCCGTGGCCACGAGGTGTTCATCCAGTCCGGTGCCGGCACCAAGAGCGGCTATGCGGACTCCGATTACGCGGCCTTGGGCGTCACCGTGGTGCCCGATGCCGCCGCCGTCTACGAGAAGGGCGAGCTGATCGTCAAGGTCAAGGAGCCGATCGAGGGCGATCTCAAGCTGCTGAAGAAGCACCACCTCCTGTTCTGCTACCTGCACCTGGCCGCCGAGCCGGCGCTCACCAGGAGCCTCCTGGACATCGGCCTGACCGGCGTGGCCTTCGAGTCCGTCGACGAGAACGGTGCGCTGCCGCTCCTCCTCCCGATGTCGGTCATCGCCGGTCGCATCGCCACCCAGATCGGCACCACGCTCCTGCACCAGCCGAATGGCGGCAAGGGCAAGCTGCTGGGCGGCATGGCGTCGACCCCGCGCGGCAAGGTCGTGGTGCTGGGCGCCGGCGCGGCCGGCGGCAACGCCGCGGCGCTGGCCGCTTCGGCGGGCGCCAACGTGGTGGTGTTCGACAAGCGTCCGGACCGCATGGCCGAGATGATGGCCCTGGGCCCGAACGTCACGGCCCTGTACGCCTACGAGTCGTCGGTGGCCGAGGAAGTGCGCAACGCCGACATCGTCGTCGGCGCCGTGCTGATCCCCAGCGCCAAGGCTCCGCGCGTGGTCACCGAGGAGATGGTCAAGACGATGGAGAAGGGCTCGGTGCTCGTCGACATCTCGATCGACCAGGGCGGCTGCTTCGAGACCTCGCGTCCGACCACCTGGAAGGAGCCGACCTACGACGTGCACGGCGTGACGCATTTCTGCGTGACCAACATGCCGGGCGCCGTGCCGCAGACCTCCTCGACCGCCATCTCCGCCGCGATCCTGCCGTACGTG
- a CDS encoding GNAT family N-acetyltransferase, whose translation MNGIRFLDSLGGIPAADWDALVPDGNPFVSHAFLHGLEAKGCLREDYGWRPYHLAFFEEGRLLGAAPTYLKGNSHGEFVFDWSWAAAWERAGGDYYPKLLVASPYSPVPGPRLLVRDGPHAEVMRNRLTAALVDEADRLGLSSIHANFLPEADLHAFDDRWLARSDYQFHWHNRGYADFDAFLAALAAKKRKNIRQERARAHAAGLTLEMRGGDTFSDAEWRQIHALYELTFDMKGNHAALTARFFQYLGRTLGPDVQVALARDSHDIVAMALFLRGGDTLYGRYWGASVDVSGLHFELCYYRGIDYAIREGLARFEPGAQGEHKLARGFLPTLTHSRHYIAHEGFRRAVADALREEAAHREAYRKELMAHSPYADR comes from the coding sequence ATGAACGGGATACGCTTCCTCGACAGCCTCGGCGGCATTCCGGCCGCCGACTGGGACGCGCTCGTCCCGGACGGCAATCCCTTCGTCTCGCACGCCTTCCTGCATGGCCTGGAAGCCAAGGGCTGCCTGCGCGAGGATTACGGCTGGCGTCCGTACCACCTCGCCTTCTTTGAGGAAGGCCGCCTCCTTGGCGCCGCTCCCACCTACCTCAAGGGCAATTCGCACGGCGAGTTCGTCTTCGACTGGAGCTGGGCGGCCGCCTGGGAGCGCGCCGGCGGCGATTACTACCCCAAGCTGCTCGTCGCCTCGCCCTACTCGCCCGTGCCCGGCCCGCGCCTGCTGGTACGCGACGGGCCGCACGCCGAAGTGATGCGCAACCGCCTGACCGCCGCGCTCGTCGACGAGGCCGACCGCCTGGGCCTTTCGTCCATCCACGCCAACTTCCTTCCGGAGGCCGACCTGCACGCGTTCGACGATCGCTGGCTGGCCCGCTCCGACTACCAGTTCCACTGGCACAACCGCGGCTATGCGGACTTCGACGCGTTCCTCGCGGCACTCGCCGCGAAGAAGCGCAAGAACATCCGGCAGGAGCGCGCGCGTGCGCATGCGGCCGGGCTCACGCTGGAGATGCGCGGCGGGGACACGTTCTCGGACGCCGAATGGCGGCAGATCCACGCGCTCTACGAACTCACCTTCGACATGAAGGGCAACCACGCGGCGCTGACCGCGCGCTTCTTCCAGTACCTCGGGCGCACCCTCGGGCCGGACGTACAGGTGGCGTTGGCACGCGACTCCCACGACATCGTGGCGATGGCGCTGTTCCTGCGCGGCGGCGATACGCTATACGGGCGCTACTGGGGTGCCAGCGTGGATGTCTCCGGCCTGCATTTCGAACTGTGCTACTACCGCGGCATCGACTACGCCATCCGCGAGGGGCTCGCGCGCTTCGAGCCCGGCGCACAGGGCGAGCACAAGCTCGCGCGCGGGTTCCTGCCCACGCTGACGCATTCGCGCCATTACATCGCCCATGAGGGTTTCCGGCGCGCCGTGGCCGATGCGCTGCGGGAAGAGGCCGCGCATCGCGAGGCCTACCGCAAGGAACTCATGGCCCACTCGCCCTACGCCGACCGATGA
- the trxB gene encoding thioredoxin-disulfide reductase has product MSTPKHSRLLILGSGPAGYTAAVYAARANLKPTMITGLQQGGQLMTTTEVDNWPGDEKGVQGPDLMRRMAEHAERFETEMIFDHIHSVDLSSRPFRLKGDGGEYTAEALIVTTGATAKYLGIASEEKFKGRGVSACATCDGFFFRDQDVVVVGGGNTAVEEALYLSNIARKVYLVHRRDKLRAEKIMQDKLFEKAAAGKVELLWNHQIDEVLGDDSGVNGVRVKDVNTGAKRDLEVQGFFVAIGHTPNTGIFEGQLEMKDGYIQIHSGLNGMATATSVPGVFAAGDVADHVYRQAITSAGFGCMAALDAERWLDQQHLLA; this is encoded by the coding sequence ATGAGCACCCCCAAGCACAGCCGTCTGCTGATCCTCGGCTCCGGCCCCGCCGGCTACACGGCGGCGGTATACGCCGCGCGCGCCAACCTGAAGCCGACCATGATCACCGGCCTCCAGCAGGGCGGGCAGCTGATGACCACCACCGAGGTGGACAACTGGCCGGGCGACGAGAAGGGTGTCCAGGGCCCCGACCTGATGCGGCGCATGGCCGAGCACGCCGAGCGCTTCGAGACGGAGATGATCTTCGACCACATCCATAGCGTGGACCTGTCCAGCCGCCCGTTCCGCCTGAAGGGCGACGGCGGCGAGTACACGGCGGAGGCCCTGATCGTCACGACCGGTGCCACCGCCAAGTACCTTGGCATCGCCTCGGAAGAGAAGTTCAAGGGCCGCGGCGTCTCCGCCTGCGCCACCTGCGACGGCTTCTTCTTCCGCGACCAGGACGTGGTGGTGGTCGGGGGCGGCAACACGGCCGTGGAAGAGGCGCTGTACCTGTCCAACATCGCCCGCAAGGTCTACCTCGTGCACCGCCGCGACAAGCTGCGCGCCGAGAAGATCATGCAGGACAAGCTGTTCGAGAAGGCCGCGGCCGGCAAGGTCGAGCTGCTCTGGAACCACCAGATCGACGAGGTGCTGGGCGACGATTCCGGCGTCAACGGCGTGCGCGTCAAGGACGTGAACACCGGGGCCAAGCGCGACCTCGAGGTCCAGGGTTTCTTCGTGGCCATCGGCCATACGCCCAACACCGGCATCTTCGAGGGCCAGCTCGAGATGAAGGACGGCTACATCCAGATCCATTCCGGCCTGAACGGCATGGCCACGGCCACGTCGGTGCCGGGCGTGTTCGCGGCGGGCGACGTCGCCGACCACGTGTACCGCCAGGCCATCACCTCGGCGGGCTTCGGCTGCATGGCCGCGCTGGACGCCGAGCGCTGGCTGGACCAGCAGCACCTGCTCGCCTGA